The DNA window ACTAGGGGTACCAGGGTGAGATCAGATCAAGACAGTCGACATGAAACTAGAAGTAGTGGGAGTAGGGCAGATGAGAAGGGGGCTGATGGTCACAGGAGACAGGATGGAAAGCATCCAAGCAAGGAAAAAACAGATGATCTAAATGgctcaaaagagaaaaagaaagagcgAAATGATAAGACAGGAGCTAGTGCAAAGGAACCAGAATCAAGAAGAAGGTCATCTCATCCTGAAGTCAAGGAGGACaggaaagaggaagaaaaacccCACAGATCTAGTGCCAAAGAAAATGCCATCAGAAAGAGAGACCGCACAAAGGAAAAGGAGGAAGACAAAGCAAGACATAAACCTACCAGTGATTCAATCAAGCACAAGAGAACACGCTCTTCTTCAATCAGCAGTAGGGGTAGAAATAGCAAGGACAATGATTCAAGTGATGAAGCTTCAGATGATTCTAAGAGGTTCACTTCTGAGATCCAgtctgttccttttttttttttcctggatttGCAGTGTGGATGCTTATATTCTGTTGTGTACTGCAGGAAACATTCAAGGAAACGGCGTTCTTCACCATCACCTGTCAGATCTAGAAGAAGGTACTCATTTATCAGAAGTTCATTGTTCTTATCATGTCTCCCATGTTTCTATTTTTCTCTACACATTTGAATACTCAAAACTCTTCTGTGGTcctatcatgaaaataaaacgtGTCCCTCTTCATGTAACTAGTATGAAAAAAAGGGTAAGTAGCAGTTTAATTCAAAGTTAATATGCTTGTTTGGACCCAGGTTTTTGTTCGTTTAAATGCTTTGTGGATTCTTTGATCTTTTCTCATCAGCAATTCAAAATGTAGTATGATTTTctccaatgatttttttcatggtcAATTTTTAGTGAAGTTTCCTGTGATATTGTTCAAGTCTGCTCTCCTTGATGCATACTCTGATAAAGTAACCTAGCTAGCTCGCTCTTtgaatggaaacaattaaatcAGTTGAAATTGTCTGCCTTTTTTGAGAAGGAATTTAGGAGTTATTTTATCAAGAGCAAGAAAGGGAAAATTAAGAGTTATGGGGAGAAAAGTAGCTGCAATCTTACCATCTTTATACTTTTAGATGGTGTAGGCATATATGAGAGACACTTGTTCCTGTATCATTATCAAGTAGACTTCAATGTTTCAGATACATAATTATTTTGCATATTCCATCATCAAGCAGACATGTTTTGACTTGTTGATAGCATATGGAGCCATCATTTGGTTAAATGATCCAAAGATACTGAACTATGGAACAAGATTGTGGGCACTTTTTTTGTGTGCTCTATTTGTATTATATGCGAGGTTCAATCTCACTGTTGGCTGTGTCATGTTTGTCAACATTATATGATTTCATCTTTGCATATTGCAATTCGTGTCTTCAGTAAACATGCTCGTTGTATGTAATCATTCATCCGTTCCCCCCCCAATGTAGTTCCTTTTCTTGTATCTCTATAGCTTATACAATCCAAAGCAATGGGTGTCTTGACCTGGTTGTAGTTTGCAACCTCTGCTGAGAACATGGcacgattttatttttgtcgaCTACCCCACACTTGAAAATATCATAGAATAAGTCTGTTAAGAGCATAGCCAGACATTGACTTAAATGGATTTTTAGCAAAGCATCACTTTGTTTCGTGATTTAGGTTAGCACTTGCTCAATCCAAGTGgccactttaattttttttttttccagttagaaaaagataaataattaaataatttataattttatgcttttctggtagaatttttttttttaaaaattaaatgaacatTTCTACCTTTCCTAGTTGAAGATATAAAATATAGTCACCTTAGCTTTTTAGGTTAACGCTAGATGGTGTTTGATAGTATGTATATACATCCTTGTTTGTTAGTAGTAGCAAAGAAAGTTTACACAAACGGAAATTCTTGTAGAGTTTGATTCAGAACGAGGCTAAGCATTTCTCTGTTCAGTTGTGTGTTTTCAACTCACCAAATAAGTATGATGGCTGCTTTCATTTCTAGACAAGTATCGCGGTCACCTCATAGCAAGCATTCCCAGCGCAGGCATTCTCCCTACTCTTCTTTTGAGACCACAAGGTATGTTGCCATGCAATCTTCAAGAATAAGATTGTGTTAGTGTTTCTGAGACATGCACAACCATTTGCTGCAAAGGTGAAAGCATCGAGTTTCTGATTTGTGAATTGCAATATTACCTGGTTCAGTAGCAGTGCTAATTTCTTGCAGGAGGAGGAGATCAAGATCCCAATCACCTGTCAGGCGGCACAAATAATCTAATATAAGAGAGGATTCCTTGGAATGATGCAGGCTCTGAAATGCTAGGCAATTCAGATTGGAGGTTTGGAAAAAGATCTAATGTGTCCTCTTGAAATTATTTGATGTGCCCTGAATTAGGGATCAGGCCTAAATTCCTTAAAACAGTCGGGGATGTTGAATATCTGGTATGTTGGGTGACGTGCTTCGGGAAGTTTTAGTGGGTAATGCAAAATCTATTTGCATGGTATGGAATGTCCAGGTTAAGTTGATAAGGGCTTTAATGGGGTGCTCAATGAAGGCTTTGTCTGTtctatatttgttaaatatgtTCTATTTCGATAGCATGCAGCTGGGAATTTTGTTGGGCTCCATTTTAGTGCCTTGTCACTGAAGATATGACGCAgcctttttgaattttcatgtaTGATTCGACACTGGAATTTTTCAGTTTAGATAGTAGTTTAATTAGAATCAACTTAGAGAGGCAATTCACAAGGCGTAATGAGCGAGTTGGGGAAATCTGAAGGTGGAACTTCCATTGAAAGCTGAAGCACTTTAGCTTGTGATCTGGGAGACATTTAATTATAAGCTGGTCCCGCTAGTCTTGAGAAATGAATTAATTAGTCCCCCTTGCTTCAtaagttaattatttaattcCTTGACTAGTATTGATTatgcttaatttaatattattttatttcgaAATTCACTCTTTTCATAATATCCATGtagttttttccctttttctatttttttaaatagaaaattaaatgaaattaaattaaaaaagaacacaaaatggaagaaataattagtttttgaaaCAGGGGAGGTTATTAGGGCCTCGAATTCTGTCCTTGGCCGCCCATTAGGCGCTTCAGATTTATGTATGAGCTTGATAGATCCTCTCGCATTCAAGATTTCAGGGGTGTTTAAGATTGagttgtaatttgttttttttttttttttttttttatatgataatattaaaaataaattttaaaaaataaaaaaatattattttgatttttgtaagtgataatcaatttgaaaagtttttatttaaattaattaaatattcagATTGTGctttaaactattatttttaaatttttattatttttattgttttgatatgttaaaaattttttttttaaaataaaaaaatattattttaatatatttttaaataaaaaatattttaaaaagtaattttactgCAAACTACTGAATGGTTATCTTTAATTCTTTATCTCAATTTAATCCTCTAACCCTTAAATTTTGAAGGGGTCCGTGCTGACCTCCCTCCCGTAGCAATTGTtgctttaatttattatttttattttttgatatgttaatattaaaaatacatttttaaaaataaaaaatattattttcatatatttttaaataaaaatattttaataagttattttaccGCAAACAACTGAATAGTTATCTTTAATTCTTTATCTCAATTTAATCCTCTAACCCTTAAATTCTGTAGGGGTCCCTGCCTGACCTCCCTTGAACCCGGTTGCAACTCGATCCTCTGATATGAATATGATTCCAGGCAAACCGATTTGACTCACTTTTAAAAACCACTTCTTTAGATGCCAGATTTTAAtcatttgaaaactaaaaatcaaaacaaacaacatttgacatatttcttcttgtttagaaaaattgaaaacaaaagcgagaacatataaataaataaaaagccagCACAGCCCTTTGATTTGTTTATGTAATTTATCCGGCATTTTAATAGGTGAGAGAGCATGGAAAGGAAATCGTGTTTTGGACCGGATTGGATGGAACATGGAAGGCAGCTGGATCCCAATGTTCTATCTAGGGTTCTTAATATTGAAAAcctggtaataataataataaaaaagtaatggAAGGTGACGTTTGGGTGCAGCCTAACCTCACGTCTTCTCGTGCGATTCCCCGTCTTGGTGGTGCTGCTTCCAATGGCCATGGCGGGTTTGTTCCTCTACCATTTCTTTACTGCTTTTAAGTTAAAGTTTCACCCTCTTTTTGCCCACCAGAAGAAAGAGCACACGCAACCAACCCTTATGCAATCCCAACAAAACAGAAGAGCACTTTGAAGGTTTTCTCACCTCTcctcttttctctttaatttgatttggttttgaaTAACAGGGAATACAAATGCAGCTGTGGTTAGTCTGGCTATATGGGTTCATGTTGATTGCTCTCTCTTTGTATGCCACTCAGAGGTTACCGCCATCTTCTTTTAAGCAGACAAGACCCCGAGGCTTAAGCCATCCAATCATCACAAACCTACTGCCCCTGGCTCCAACCAGAGTCTTGCTATTCGATCATGGCTTGCTTTGTCCCCTCAAATCACTGTCGTTTTGTTCACTCAACACCCTTCTCATGCCTCCGCTTTTGGTTCCCGGGTTTTGGTTGGTTCCACTATTGATTTCACGTATGCATttctgttttaatttgattatgcTCGGGATTGGGGATGCTAGCTAGTTCAGCAAGGTTGTTGTCTTGATTCTAATGTGAGGAATGTGTCATTTACATTAGGCTCATTCTCTTCTTTTCGGCACCCCATTCTGCCATTCTTTCATTCCATGCTTGAAAAATCATGGTTATGCACGACAAGTATTGCTTTTTTTGTTGATCCACGGATGGTTCTTGTGTTTGACCTCATTTCCACCTTAAATTATGCTTACGAACTTGACCGTGATTGGCTTCTTGTTGTTGGGAAATCCGACCGGTAATGCACTGATATTTGTTCATAGGAAGAGAAGCatactgacacaatatttaacgtggttcggcaaatcgcCTATATCCACGGgagaatttatataatttagagatagagaaaaaatacaaaacaaatacatgaagaagGAGGATGACTTCACTCTACTCTACTCTCAGCTCAAACATACTGTTGCATATGGCAGCatctcctcttcctctcttccTCTTTTCACATATTCTCTACACTTCTCATATTTTGCTCTCTAATGTATACCTTTATTTATAGGCATCCATGATAGCTTCTCTTGGTCTTTtatcaacaatggtggctgtcAAACATTAACATTAGTCAATGGTTGGTGACTGCCACCAACAAGCCACCATtgtagcctccttctttgacaatggcAGTTGCCAAAGTTAATAGTTGATGCATATTAATGGCAACCAAcccaacaatcaccccctttgccattcatGTGGAGCAactgtcctcttgcttcttcaacaCAAGCTTGCATCTTGCAGCTCTTTCAAGCTTACCATTCTAAGAGCGTCTTcagccaagtttacaggtacttgcCACACCTTTCAATtaccagagtcaccaaagcacaccttttctcacacaaaaggatcactacaaccagatggtctgccacttcacatctgaagagtgttaacgcttgtctctaggacacaacattccccttcgagcgtatcaaccatgctcggtctggaatgattcatcaagcctcacaccaaggcttacaacactaTCTCAAACGAATATTCCAAGTGCAACAatcattatctgagtatctgAATATGATCACAAGCTCACCACTCTttcaagagtctactcatccaggagttgcatCTGTCCTTTGTTCCACCCTAGAAACTACGCCTTACTTCTCtgtgagtctctcgctcttagtctcaagagtccaggtaagcttggaagagctgcaagatgcaagcttgtgttgaagaagcaagaggacagtTGCCCCACATGAATGACAAAGGAGGTGATTGTTGGGTTAGTTGCCATTAATGTGCACCAACCATTgactttggcagccaccattgtcaaagaaggaggctacaATGATGGCTTGTTGGTGGCAGCCACCAACCATTGACTAATGTCAatgtttggcagccaccattgttgataAAATACCAAGAGAAACTACCAtggatgcctataaatagaggcatataTTAATAGCAAATTGTGAGAGGTGTAGAGAGCATGTGAAGAggatagagagaaagagagagctgcAAGGGCAGCAATGTGAGCTGGAAGTAGAGTAgagtgaagtgatcctcctcctccatgtatttgttttgtattctttttctatctctaaataatatggaccctctcccgtggatgtaggtgatttgccgaaccacgttaaatattatgtgccagtgtgcttacccctcctatgagcaattattagtacatcaccggtcgatTTCCCCAACACAGTGGAATCATTGTGAGGACAGAATGCTGATGGCATGGAACAACAGAAATCTACCTTTACATAATGGAGTACCTCCTCCTTTCTTGTATGGCAAGGGATTTCACAACCACTGGATCATCAATGAGGCTGTGTTTTCTGAATTTAGGCTCGTCTTCTATGCAAGTCGGACCATCTCATGTTTCTCTCTTAATTATCATGAACATTGGTCTGAACAGTCTGGCAGAGGATCCAGTgcattaaaaattgaaaaaagaagctGGGAGGACAGTGGCAATTCCCATCTGGGTGCAATATACGGCTGGATGTTTttccatgaaattaattatactgGCCTAGTAAAGCTTTTGAATTGTGAGGGGAAATATATCTTTGCTGACATAACAGAAGACACTGTTTATCCATCTGTGTGCCAGACAGGAAGTCAGTGGACTAGAAGGGTTTTGAGATCCTTTACCGAGAGGAAAAATTTGGTTTCTGCTGAAAATGTTAAATCACAAAACAGAATATTAAATTGCTCTCTGAGAGATCAGTTAAAGTCATCGGGCTCATTggattttccattttctttggaGTCACTCCTTTCAATAACTGTAGACAAGAATAAAACAATCGTGCTTGCTATTGCTGGATATAGTTACAAGGACATGCTAATGAGTTGGGTGTGCAGATTACGCCTCCTCCAGGTcacaaatttcatcatttgtgcTCTTGATCATGAAACATATCAGTTCTCTGTCTTACAGGTACTGCTTTTCTGCTTTCTGTTTCTCTTTAGTTatagggttgttttttttttttttttcaattcaattaaatcaGGGGTCAGTTCTCAGTGTGCAATTAAAGGCACGTGAAAAGGGGCATGCTCATAAAAGAGAAACGTATGTGTGCTTCTGGTATACAAGTTTTTGGCTACTGGCAGCATACTGgttcagaaaaaaaaacccaagttttTACCATCGCC is part of the Populus alba chromosome 10, ASM523922v2, whole genome shotgun sequence genome and encodes:
- the LOC118045379 gene encoding LOW QUALITY PROTEIN: beta-arabinofuranosyltransferase RAY1 (The sequence of the model RefSeq protein was modified relative to this genomic sequence to represent the inferred CDS: inserted 1 base in 1 codon), with the translated sequence MQLWLVWLYGFMLIALSLYATQRLPPSSFXADKTPRLKPSNHHKPTAPGSNQSLAIRSWLALSPQITVVLFTQHPSHASAFGSRVLVICRTTLNIMCQCAYPSYEQLLVHHRSISPTQWNHCEDRMLMAWNNRNLPLHNGVPPPFLYGKGFHNHWIINEAVFSEFRLVFYASRTISCFSLNYHEHWSEQSGRGSSALKIEKRSWEDSGNSHLGAIYGWMFFHEINYTGLVKLLNCEGKYIFADITEDTVYPSVCQTGSQWTRRVLRSFTERKNLVSAENVKSQNRILNCSLRDQLKSSGSLDFPFSLESLLSITVDKNKTIVLAIAGYSYKDMLMSWVCRLRLLQVTNFIICALDHETYQFSVLQGLPVFHDPSTQRNTSFDDCHFGTACFQRVTKVKSRMVWKILKLGYNVLLSDVDVYWFGNPLPLLYSFRPGVLVAQLDEYNDSSTVAAMEKVVKHAATSNLSEQPSFYDTLCGEGGSYRISDNSCVEPETNLTVHFLDRNLFPNGAYINLWQKKNVKKTCMMKGCLVLS